From a single Xanthomonas hyacinthi genomic region:
- a CDS encoding DNA topoisomerase 3: MRLFIAEKPDLAKAIVEGLGGGSRKDGYYDCGGDYVAWCYGHMLQLLDPEDYDERYSKWNMDDLPMSHIPWKKKPSGDKGAKDQLKVILGLLKKASSVVNAGDPDEEGQLLVDEILEYAGCTLPVKRVLINDNNTKVVRKALESMRDNREFAGLSAAAEARSVGDQLYGYNMTRAYTLAARQKGYQGVMSVGRVQTPIVGLVVRRTRAFKAHRKAYYYNVTGRFEVEGVAFPARYQIVEADPVDEKGRLIEEQHAQAIADAVKGKPARIVSADTKQKEQHPPLPYNLLKLQTDASRKFGFKPDQTKDITQSLREKHKLITYNRSDCEYLSDEQHGDAPGVLAAITQTAPMLAAVAQRADPSIKSRAFNSSKVSAHHGIIPTEATANLAALSEGEQKIYLLIARAYIAQFWPKHQYDQTDVLVESEGHRFAVRSNVTTRQGWLLLYKNDAGNEDLEGDENDLSIDIRTLRGGQAGVCVDAEAAKQETKPQPLYTMATLLGDLTRVAKYIRDDRLRKLLLEKDKGKEGEHGGIGTPATRDSIIATLFERAYLVEQGKNIVPTPTAEEFYDALPDQAKFPDMTALWHEQQKAIQAGQRDTESFVRELMDYIAGEVAGVKENGLAIKVDTHPCPLCAKPLRRIKKKEKNEFFWGCTGFADGCKFACEDKAGKPVPRETPKVSELHKCMACGSGLSRRASTKKKGMFWWGCSNYPTCTQTYPDIKGKPDYSKPKE, from the coding sequence ATGCGTTTGTTCATTGCAGAAAAGCCCGACCTGGCGAAAGCCATTGTCGAAGGCTTGGGAGGCGGAAGCCGCAAGGACGGGTACTACGACTGCGGCGGCGACTATGTGGCCTGGTGCTACGGCCACATGCTGCAACTGCTGGACCCCGAGGACTACGACGAGCGATACAGCAAATGGAACATGGACGACCTGCCCATGTCTCATATTCCTTGGAAGAAGAAGCCCAGCGGTGACAAGGGCGCGAAGGACCAGCTCAAGGTCATTCTCGGCCTGTTGAAGAAGGCCAGCAGCGTCGTCAACGCTGGCGACCCCGACGAAGAAGGGCAGCTTCTTGTCGATGAAATCCTGGAGTACGCCGGCTGCACTCTGCCGGTGAAGCGGGTTCTCATCAACGACAACAACACCAAGGTTGTGCGCAAGGCGCTGGAGAGCATGCGCGACAACCGCGAGTTCGCCGGCCTGTCGGCCGCCGCCGAGGCCCGCAGCGTGGGCGACCAGCTCTACGGCTACAACATGACCCGCGCCTACACCCTGGCGGCCCGCCAGAAGGGCTACCAGGGCGTCATGAGCGTAGGCCGGGTGCAGACCCCCATCGTCGGCCTTGTCGTGCGCCGCACGCGGGCATTCAAGGCCCACAGGAAGGCGTACTACTACAACGTCACCGGACGGTTTGAGGTCGAAGGCGTTGCCTTCCCTGCGCGGTATCAGATCGTTGAAGCCGATCCAGTGGACGAGAAGGGCCGGCTGATCGAAGAGCAGCATGCCCAGGCCATCGCGGATGCCGTCAAGGGCAAGCCTGCGCGGATCGTCAGCGCCGATACCAAGCAGAAAGAACAGCATCCGCCCTTGCCTTACAACCTGTTGAAGCTGCAAACCGATGCCTCCCGCAAGTTCGGTTTCAAGCCCGACCAGACCAAGGACATAACGCAGTCGCTGCGCGAAAAGCACAAGCTCATCACGTACAACCGCAGCGACTGCGAATACCTCAGCGACGAGCAGCACGGGGACGCGCCGGGCGTGCTGGCGGCGATCACGCAGACCGCGCCCATGTTGGCCGCCGTTGCGCAGCGGGCCGATCCCTCGATCAAGAGCCGGGCCTTCAATTCGTCCAAGGTTTCCGCCCACCACGGGATCATTCCGACAGAGGCGACGGCGAACCTGGCGGCGTTGAGCGAGGGGGAACAGAAGATCTATTTGCTGATCGCCCGCGCCTACATCGCGCAGTTCTGGCCCAAGCACCAATACGACCAGACCGATGTGCTGGTGGAGTCCGAGGGGCACCGCTTCGCCGTGCGCTCCAACGTCACCACGCGCCAAGGCTGGCTTTTGCTCTACAAGAACGACGCGGGCAATGAAGACCTGGAAGGCGACGAGAACGACCTGTCCATCGACATACGCACGCTGCGCGGCGGCCAGGCCGGCGTCTGCGTCGATGCCGAGGCCGCCAAGCAGGAAACGAAGCCGCAGCCGCTCTACACGATGGCGACCCTGCTAGGGGACTTGACCCGCGTTGCCAAGTACATCCGCGACGACCGCCTGCGCAAGCTGCTGCTGGAGAAGGACAAGGGCAAGGAAGGCGAGCATGGCGGCATCGGGACGCCGGCCACGCGAGACAGCATCATCGCCACGCTCTTCGAGCGTGCCTACCTGGTCGAGCAAGGCAAGAACATCGTGCCCACACCCACGGCCGAAGAGTTCTACGACGCCCTGCCCGACCAGGCCAAATTCCCCGACATGACCGCGCTCTGGCATGAGCAGCAGAAGGCCATCCAGGCTGGCCAGCGCGACACCGAATCATTCGTGCGCGAGCTGATGGACTACATCGCTGGCGAGGTGGCCGGCGTGAAGGAAAACGGGCTGGCAATCAAGGTTGACACGCACCCTTGCCCGCTCTGCGCCAAGCCGTTGCGCCGCATCAAGAAGAAGGAAAAGAACGAGTTCTTTTGGGGATGCACCGGCTTCGCCGATGGCTGCAAGTTCGCCTGCGAAGACAAGGCCGGCAAGCCAGTGCCGCGAGAGACGCCAAAGGTGTCGGAGCTGCACAAGTGCATGGCTTGCGGCAGCGGCTTGTCTAGGCGGGCCAGCACGAAGAAAAAAGGCATGTTCTGGTGGGGTTGCAGCAACTACCCGACATGCACACAGACCTATCCCGACATCAAGGGCAAGCCCGATTACAGCAAACCGAAGGAGTGA